From Bicyclus anynana chromosome 18, ilBicAnyn1.1, whole genome shotgun sequence, a single genomic window includes:
- the LOC112046697 gene encoding probable ATP-dependent RNA helicase DHX35, with protein sequence MLSRKPVYIRPGDDTLYPIKNRDGVIETLVNPNIDTALTIDKDAQTNFVYNRYHHLPLEAQRQKLPVFQYRNHILYLLEKYQTLILIGETGCGKSTQVPQYLHEIGHRVCVTQPRVAAALSLASRVADERGEPLGERVGYAAAMTSARTVDTGIVFMTEGVLLREMFASPLLMQYSCIVLDEVHERSQMTDVLMGLLKKIAKKRKNLKIVVSSATMDADFLKDFFNLKDNKDKSRSTSVVMAMRGRTHPIDVLYVQEPVPDYVKATVDTIIKIHENEPFGDVLAFLTSQEEILSATDTLEAYATDNNEKNKHRRHFPSGIGAADMSVVPMYGSLPHHKQLRAFQMGDRNVRKVVLATNIAETSVTIPGVVYVVDCGFHKLPHFEPSVGVESVSVCPVSRHNATQRAGRAGRTGPGKCYRLYTESDYDNLPPSVPPEMCRSDLSSILLQLKALGIHNLLRFTFPTPPPAKSLLAGLETLYALKAIDKEGDLTEDLGVKMAEVPLKPMCAKMLCSSGEFGVIDEILSVVSMLQVDGVFTRHGTGRDNIAAKISRRNHFEVAEGDIIMYLNIFDSYSKLRSSVDEKRSKKLCKDWCQKMYVNYRVMEKAVEIRNSLEKLVKNKFGLTNTAYDGLDLMTAKCVRVMKAVLSGLFPQAAYLSTDGSYRGVRGAELHISPDSCLYHTQQPKWVVFASVQSASDKVCMRDMMTIDKRWLLEIAPHYYRET encoded by the exons atgctttcaaGAAAACCTGTATATATCCGGCCGG GTGATGACACACTTTACCCAATAAAAAACAGAGATGGAGTCATAGAGACACTAGTAAATCCCAACATAGACACAGCATTGACCATAGACAAAGATGCACAGACAAACTTTGTGTACAACAGATACCACCATTTACCACTAGAAGCGCAAAGGCAGAAGCTACCAGTGTTTCAATATAGGAACCATATTTTATATCTTCTCGAGAAGTATCAAACGCTGATTTTAATTGGTGAAACAGGATGTGGGAAATCTACACAAGTGCCTCAG TACCTCCACGAGATCGGGCACAGGGTGTGTGTGACGCAGCCGCGCGTCGCCGCCGCGCTGTCGCTCGCGAGCCGCGTGGCGGACGAGCGCGGCGAGCCGCTCGGCGAGCGTGTTGGCTACGCGGCCGCCATGACCTCAGCGCGCACCGTCGACACCGGCATAGTG TTCATGACAGAAGGCGTACTTCTGAGGGAGATGTTCGCGTCGCCATTGCTGATGCAGTATTCCTGCATCGTTTTGGACGag GTCCACGAAAGATCACAAATGACAGATGTCCTGATGGGATTGTTAAAAAAGATTGCAAAG AAAAGAAAAAACCTCAAGATCGTGGTGTCATCAGCGACCATGGACGCGGATTTCCTGAAGGATTTCTTTAATTTGAAGGACAATAAGGACAAGAGCAGAAGCACGTCTGTCGTGATGGCCATGCGCGGCAGGACGCACCCCATCGACGTGTTGTATGTTCAAG AGCCCGTGCCAGATTACGTCAAAGCCACAGTGGATACCATCATAAAAATACACGAAAACGAGCCTTTTGGTGATGTACTGGCGTTCTTGACTTCACAA GAGGAAATCCTCTCAGCCACAGACACTCTAGAAGCCTACGCCACAGACAACAACGAAAAGAACAAGCACAGAAGACACTTCCCCAGCGGCATAGGTGCTGCCGACATGAGCGTGGTGCCGATGTACGGCAGCCTGCCGCACCACAAGCAGCTGCGCGCCTTCCAGATGGGCGACAGGAACGTGCGCAAGGTGGTGCTGGCCACCAACATCGCGGAGACCAGCGTCACCATACCCGGAGTCGTTTACG TGGTGGATTGCGGTTTCCATAAGCTGCCGCACTTCGAGCCGTCTGTGGGCGTCGAGAGCGTGTCCGTGTGCCCCGTGTCGCGACACAACGCCACGCAACGCGCCGGCCGCGCGGGGCGGACCGGCCCCGGGAAGTGTTACAG ACTATACACTGAATCAGATTATGACAACTTACCGCCGAGTGTGCCGCCCGAGATGTGTAGGAGTGATTTATCTTCTATATTGTTGCAATTAAAAGCACTTGGGATACACAATTTGTTAAG gTTCACGTTTCCAACCCCGCCGCCCGCCAAAAGTCTACTGGCGGGGTTGGAGACTCTGTACGCGCTGAAAGCGATAGACAAGGAGGGAGATTTGACTGAAGACTTGGGGGTCAAAATGGCTGAAGTACCCTTAAAGCCTATGTGCGCCAAAATGTTGTGCAGTAGTG GTGAGTTCGGAGTCATAGACGAGATCCTGTCCGTGGTGTCGATGCTGCAAGTGGACGGCGTGTTCACCAGACACGGCACCGGCAGAGACAACATCGCCGCCAAGATAAGCAGGAGGAATCATTTTGAG gtAGCTGAGGGagatataataatgtatttaaatatattcgaTTCATATTCGAAACTGAGGTCGAGTGTAGATGAGAAGAGATCGAAAAAGCTGTGCAAAGACTGGTGTCAGAAGATGTATGTCAATTATAGGGTTATGGAAAAG GCAGTAGAAATAAGAAATAGTTTAGAAAAactagtgaaaaataaatttggttTGACGAATACGGCTTACGACGGACTGGATTTAATGACAG CGAAATGCGTGCGTGTAATGAAGGCCGTGCTGTCGGGCCTGTTCCCGCAGGCGGCGTACCTGTCGACGGACGGCTCGTACCGCGGCGTGCGCGGCGCCGA
- the LOC112046696 gene encoding ceramide phosphoethanolamine synthase translates to MMWPSSQASKILTFLLFGVVVYCVYMDTFLFLRIQNYKIDTFEREENSTQESTTHKSTKQQNYEDVVWIPCTINPLCHPTVKALMVDHINHYIYGPLCAILDIGLGISERMLFITPNMISFFHVLIACVGAKLLTFQSLAARRVAVVLFQIRMFLDDLDGHVARERKHIKGERSDVGSLGYWVDGICDLLGVIAMMIGILFYLKNNPPRRGYKGTPVSTLPYHQLKEINSSEDIEKEHTDVGISYKTKVTFQRIVQVIGLFSGQMVLSSLAWNRYIDMYQDMLENCTEYDVGRRDGTFRSGTFFFATGMWRVVNPHSYLHLLSLAVFCDKTWGFLKAVHYSGYVCLVVTVAASEVLVESIRSYVVNG, encoded by the coding sequence ATGATGTGGCCTTCGTCGCAGGCGAGCAAGATTCTCACCTTTCTACTATTCGGTGTGGTGGTCTACTGCGTCTATATGGACACGTTCCTGTTCCTGCGGATACAGAATTATAAAATTGACACGTTCGAGCGCGAGGAGAACTCCACCCAGGAGTCCACCACACACAAATCGACGAAACAGCAGAACTACGAAGACGTAGTCTGGATACCGTGCACTATAAATCCTCTGTGCCATCCGACGGTAAAAGCTTTAATGGTCGATCATATTAATCATTACATTTATGGGCCGCTGTGCGCGATACTGGATATCGGATTAGGAATATCCGAGAGAATGTTATTTATAACTCCCAATATGATTTCTTTCTTTCATGTCCTGATAGCTTGTGTTGGCGCAAAACTGCTAACTTTTCAGAGCCTCGCCGCGCGCCGGGTGGCTGTAGTCCTATTTCAAATACGAATGTTTTTAGACGATTTGGACGGACACGTCGCGAGAGAAAGAAAGCACATCAAAGGCGAGAGATCGGACGTCGGGAGCTTAGGTTATTGGGTCGACGGAATATGCGACCTACTAGGCGTCATCGCTATGATGATAGGCATACTGTTCTACTTGAAAAACAACCCACCCAGAAGAGGTTACAAAGGCACTCCAGTGAGCACTCTACCTTATCACCAATTGAAGGAAATCAATTCTAGTGAGGACATTGAAAAGGAGCACACAGACGTAGGTATCTCGTATAAAACTAAAGTGACATTTCAAAGAATCGTCCAGGTTATTGGCTTGTTTTCCGGCCAAATGGTGCTATCTTCGTTAGCTTGgaatagatatatagatatgtaTCAAGATATGCTAGAGAACTGTACTGAGTATGATGTAGGGAGAAGGGACGGTACCTTCAGGTCTGGGACGTTTTTTTTCGCCACCGGCATGTGGAGGGTCGTCAACCCTCATAGTTATTTGCACTTGTTGTCGTTAGCGGTGTTCTGTGATAAGACCTGGGGGTTCCTGAAGGCGGTTCATTATAGCGGTTACGTGTGTCTAGTTGTGACGGTGGCTGCTTCTGAGGTTTTAGTGGAGAGCATTCGCTCGTACGTCGTCAACGGCTGA